The Sporosarcina ureae genomic sequence ACGCCTAAAATCGCAACTGTCTTGCCCTTCATTCTCTCTACGCCTTCTTTACCTATCGATAATTCATTTCTCGAAAATTGATGTAACATCCATACCGCATCCTTTATCATAAATTGTATTTACTCTATCCTAAAACAGTCTGCTGCACTCGCGCAACTAACTGAATTTTAGGCAATAAAAAACCTCCTTGCGTAAGCAAGAAGGTGAATGTTTGTAAGAAAGTGAAATCCCGACTGTGCCGTCTTTGAATATCGCTTTGAACCCGCTAATAGCAGGTGGGTGTCCTGTATAACCCTTTTGACGTCCCGTTTAAAGGCATGTCAGCCAAGCTATAACGTTGAACTCCCGACGATAAGATGTTGGGTCAAAACTAATTTACAAATGACGAACACTTCAGGATTTCTACTACCTTCATCTTATCACATGTTTTTTTATAATTCAATCAATTTGAGCGAAGTCTTTTAAAATAGTTGTTTACTCACTTTTTTACTGGTTCAGCAACTACTTTAATCCCAAGTTCTTTTAACTGTGCATCATCCACAGTACTTGGTGCTTCAGTCAATAGATCACTTGCACTAGCTGTTTTAGGGAAGGCAATCGTGTCACGCAAGTTGGTAGATCCAGCAAGCAACATCACGATACGGTCTAGACCGAACGCAATTCCACCGTGTGGAGGTGTACCGTATTCAAACGCATCCAACAAGAAGCCAAATTGTTCGCGCGCTTGCTCTTCCGTGAATCCAAGTGCCTTGAACATCGCTTCTTGTACGTCACGCTGATAAATACGCAATGATCCGCCACCTAGCTCATAACCGTTCAACACTAAGTCATATGCTTGGGCTTTTACAGTTTCAGGACTTGTTTTCAATTCTTCCACATCAGCAGGCATCGTGAATGGGTGATGAGCTGCGTAATAACGGCCATCTTCCTCGTCGTACTCGAATAACGGCCAGTCCGTCACCCATAGGAAGTTGTATTGAGATTGGTCAATCAAGTCTAATTCTTTTCCAAGCTTCAGACGCAATGCACCGAGTGAATCCGCTACAACAGATTTCTTATCTGCACCGAATAAGAATAAATCTCCAGGTTCTCCGCCGCCAGCTACTTTTAGCGCTTCGCCGATTTCTCCATCGAAGAATTTCGCAATGGGGCCATTGAAGCCGTCTTCCGTCACTTTCAACCAAGCCATACCTTTCGCGCCATACACTTTTGCAAACTCGCCAAGTGCATCAATATCTTTACGTGAATATTTATCCGCCGCGCCTTTAACGTTGATCAATTTAACTTGGCCGCCCGCTTCAACTGCGCCAGCGAATACTTTAAATGAAGAGTCTTTGACGATTTCAGATACATCCGTCAATTCCATACCGAAACGAGTGTCCGGCTTATCTGAACCGAAACGTCCCATCGCTTCATCATATGGTATACGTTTAAATGGAGTTTCAACATCCACTTGTTTAACATCTTTCATTACTTTCTTGATTAAACGTTCGTTAAGCTCCAAAATTTCCTCGATTGACATGAAGCTCATTTCCATATCAATTTGTGTGAATTCCGGTTGACGGTCTGCACGCAAGTCTTCATCACGGAAACAACGAGCGATTTGGTAATAACGGTCGAAGCCGGATACCATCAATAACTGCTTAAACAACTGTGGGGACTGTGGCAATGCGTAGAATTCACCTTCGTGAACACGGCTTGGTACTAAATAGTCACGCGCGCCTTCAGGAGTGGATTTCGTTAGAATTGGTGTTTCCACTTCCAAGAATCCTTCTTCATCCAAGAAGTTACGCACTGTTTTCGTAATATCTGAACGCATTTTGAAAACTTTTGCAAGCTCTGGGCGACGAAGATCGAGGTAACGGTACTTCAGACGCGTTTCTTCACCTACGTCCGTTTCGTCTTCAATAGTAAACGGTGGGTTTTTCGCTTCGTTGACGACTTTCACTTCCACGACTTGAACTTCTATTGCACCCGTTGCAATGTTTTTGTTCTTCGTACGCTCTTCACGTTCGATGACGAGACCTGTGACTTCGATGACGTATTCGTTACGCAATGTTTCAGCGATTTCGAGAGCTTCTTTTGAGATATCTGGGTTGAAGACCGTCTGGACGATGCCTGCACGGTCGCGGACGTCGATGAAGATGAGTCCGCCGAGGTCACGGCGCTTCTGCACCCAGCCTTTAAGCGTGACTTCTTCTCCGATTTGTAGTTCTGATAAGTTCCCACAATAATGTGTGCGTTGCATAGTGACTACACTACCCTTCTGATGTTTGAGTTTGTATTTTTAATTTAAAAAAGTAAAAGTACTATAGAGAGTGAAATGGTGTTGTGCTTGGGATTTACGCTTCAGAGGGGACGCGTTCCAGAGGGCCCGCGGTGAGCCAACTAGGTCGCTGTGCTCCCTTTAGTTGTCTCACCTGTCGGGCTGATCCTCCCGGAGTCGCCCCTCTTACGCTCCAATCCTAAGTGGGGACTATGATTAATTAGTGACTCCATTGAAATTTATGAGTGAATAAGTGTACTGCTTTTTAATTCTTTAAAATTTAAATTCAAGAACAGTAACAGAGTACTCCCTACTCTAAAGGTAGGGAGTGGAGTGCAGAGCGGCGACTCCCGCGGGATAAGCATGAGCCAAGCGAACCCTTCGCTGTTCGCTTGGCTCAAGCCATGCCCGTAGGAAAGCGTCCGCTCGGAACGGAAATCCCCATGACGTTACAAGCTCTTACTTCTCCAATTCCCCAATCAATTCGTCAACCGTAACCTTTTTCTGTTCTCCGCCCGCCATGTTCTTCAGCTGAACGACGTTTTCGTTCACTTCGTCTTCGCCGATGACGATGACGTAGTTCGCTTTCAAGCGGTCAGCGGACTTCATTTGGGCCTTCATCTTGCGGTCCATGTAGTCCATCTCGCTGCGTAAACCATTCTCGCGTAGCTTGCCGAGAATCTCGAAGCCTTTTTCTCGTGCTGCATCGCCAAGTGTGACGATGTAGACGTCGAGTGACGGTTCGTCCGTGAAAGATTTTTCTTCCGCTTCAAGCGCTAGCAAAAGCCGCTCGATGCTAAGAGCGAAGCCGATACCCGGTGCTGGTGGGCCGCCGATTTCTTCAGCGAGTCCGTTGTAACGTCCGCCACCACATAGTGTCGTGATCGCGCCAAAACCTTTGGATGTGCTCATGATTTCAAATGCAGTGTGGTTATAGTAATCCAGTCCACGGACAAGATTGGGATCGTATTCGTACTCGATGCCTGCGATGTCCAAGTAGTTCTTCACTTTTTCGAAGTACGCGCTCGATTCTTCATTGAGATAATCCGCGAGTGAAGGCGCTGTTTTCATCAATGGATGTTCTCTATCCACTTTACAATCCAAAATTCGTAATGGATTTTTCTCTAGACGGTTTTGGCAGTCCGAACAGAATTCCGCAATATTTGGGCTAAAGTGTGCAATCAGCGCTTCTCGGTGTGCATCGCGTGATTCTTTGTCGCCAAGTGAATTTAGTACCAGTTTGATATCCGAAAGACCTGTTTTCTTATAAATATTCATTGCCAACTCGATTACCTCTGCATCGATTGCTGGATCATCACTGCCGATTGCCTCTACGCCAAATTGGACGAATTGACGGTAACGGCCAGCTTGTTGACGCTCATAGCGAAACATTGGACCTGTGTAGTATAGCTTCACGGGCTGATCTGCGTAGCCAAACATTTTATGTTCGACGAATGAACGCACGACTGGCGCTGTACCTTCTGGACGCAATGTCATCGAGCGATCTCCTCGATCCGTGAATGTGTACATCTCTTTTTGCACGATATCTGTCGTATCACCGACTGTGCGCTGGAATAATTCGGTTTGTTCGAAAATCGGTGTGCGGATTTCCTTGTAGTTGTAAACGTCACAAATCGAACGAGCGATCTTTTCAACGCGCTGCCATTTCCAAGAAACATCAGGAAGAATATCCTGCGTACCGCGGGGAACTTTAAAATTCATTAGTAAAACTCCTTTCGATTATCTAATAACGGGCGAACTTTCTGAGAACACAAAAAAGCTCCCATCCCTAATAAAACAGGGACGAGAGCTTGTAGCTTCCGCGGTTCCACCCAAATTGACACAAAAGTGCCCACTCGAATCCGGATAACGGCCGGTTCCGTCCACGCCTACTAATTTCAGCATGAATCCTCCGTGGTGTTGTTCACTTTACGGTTCTGTCAGGGAATTTCAGCCAAGTTCCCCGTTCTCTTTCCAGCCTATAGTAAAGGTATTTTCCACATCATCGGTGTGTGAATTAATTCGATTACTATCTATGTTAGTCGTAACTGCTACTACTGTCAACTTCTTTAGTGAATTATATATGTTGGTCAGCACTAGCAAATGCTCATTCAAAACATTTATCCGCTCTATTAACGTCCATAAGCGCTCTATGAAACGTCCTAACCGCTCTATGGCACCTGGTATCCGCTCATAGACCTACGTCAAGCGCTCTATCACGACCCACATCCGCTCATAGACGCACCACTTCACTTACCTAGACTCAATCATCAACGTCACAGGACCATCATTCGTCAACTGCACGTCCATCATGGCACCAAATTGGCCTGTTTCAACATAAAGTCCAAGACTGCGCAGTTGTTCATTGAAGTATTCCCACAACGGTTCTGCCACATCAGTTTTGGCCGCCTCGATAAAACTTGGACGGCGCCCTTTTTGTACGTTGCCATACAAAGTAAACTGAGATACGGACAAAATCGCGCCATCGACTTCTTTGATTGAACGATTCAATTTTCCTTCATCGTCTTCATAGATACGCAAGCCAGCAATTTTATTCGCAATATACGAGGCGTCTTGTTCGGTATCGTCATGTGTGATGCCGACAAGCAACACATAGCCAGTTGAAATGGAGCCTGTAATTTCTCCGCCAACTGTTACGGAAGCGTCTTTCGCACGCTGTAATAAAACTCGCATGTTCACATCTCCTAATTAGTTCATAACTCGTTCTACAGAATAAACGTCTTTGATTTGTTTGATTTTATCGACGGTGCGTTGCAAATGCGCGATGTTTTGGATTTTAATCGACATATGGATATGGGCGATATCATCCTTGTCTGCTTTGCCACTCACTGCGGTAATTGGCGTATTCATATCGGCGACGACCATCATCACTTCATTGAGTAAACCTTGTCTATCGAATGCGGAAATTTCAATATCGACTTGGAATTCTTTGCGAACTTGATCGTCTTGCAATGCCCAGTGGACTTCGATAATACGTTCTTGCTGTCCTTGTTCAGACAATACGTTTGGACAATCGGTACGGTGCACGGAAACGCCACGGCCACGTGTAATGAAACCGACAATTTCATCGCCGGGTACCGGGTTACAGCACTTCGAAATACGGATCAGCATATTGTCAATGTCTTTGACGATCACACCTGATTCCGTCTGTTTTTCCGGCTTTGGCGCTTGAATTTCTGAGACGATTTTATCAATCGTTTCTTTCTTCACGCGTTCTTTGCGCATTCGCTCAGCTAGTCGATTGACTACTTGTTGCGCGGTAATGCCACCGGAACCGACTGCAGCATAAAGGTCCTCTTCAGAAGTGAAACTGAATTTTTCAATGGTACGCTGCATATTTTCTTTACTCAACGCTTCCTTGATATCATACTCTTCTTCTTTCAGTTCCTTCTGAATCATCTCGCTACCTTTGTCGATGTTCTCGTCACGCAATTGCTTTTTGAAATATTGGCGGATTTTATTTTTCGCTTGTGAGGTATGCGCTAATTTTAACCAATCACGGCTTGGACCAAATGACTGTTTCGAAGTTAGAATCTCGACGATATCACCTGTTGATAATGACGAATCAAGCGGCACGATTTTACCATTCACTTTAGCCCCGGTCGTCCGATTCCCAATTTCAGAGTGGACCCGATAGGCAAAGTCGATCGGTACCGATCCTTGCGGCAATTCGACAACATCTCCGTCCGGTGTAAACACATAGACCATGTCCGAAAATAAGTCAAACTTCAATGATTCCATAAACTCCTGTGCATTAGAAGATTCATTTTGAATTTCCAAAATCTCACGGAACCATGTCAATTTCGAATCAATATCACTCGCTAGTTTCGCGACTTGTTTACCTTCTTTATATGCCCAGTGAGCAGCCACACCAAATTCTGAAATCCGGTGCATCTCTTCTGTCCGAATTTGTACTTCGAGTGGATCTCCTGCAGGTCCGACAACAGTCGTATGGATAGATTGATACAAATTTTGTTTCGGCATGGCGATATAATCTTTGAATCGTCCCGGCATCGGCTTCCATAATGTATGAATGATTCCAAGCGCCGCATAGCAATCCTTAATGCTCTTCACGACAATACGTACCGCCAGTAGATCATAAATTTCATTGAACTCTTTTTTCTGGATAACCATCTTTTGATAAATAGAATACAAATGCTTTGGTCTACCATGAATTTCTGCAGCGATACCCATTTCATCCAGTTCGACACGCATCTGATTCATGACGTCTTTCAAATACTGTTCGCGTTCCGTCCTCTTTTGCTTCATCAAATTGACGATACGATAATATTGTTGGGGATTGGAATAACGCAACGCAATATCTTCCAGTTCCCATTTAATCGTGGAAATTCCGAGGCGATGAGCGAGTGGTGAGAAGATCTCCAACGTTTCTTCCGATACCCGGCGTTGTTTCGCTGCCGGGACATGCTTCAATGTCCGCATATTATGCAATCGATCCGCAAGTTTGATTAAAATGACACGGATATCCTGCGCCATCGCAATGAACATTTTGCGGTGATTTTCCGCTTGTTTTTCTTCATTGGATCTGAATTTTAATTTGTCGAGCTTCGTTACGCCATCAACGAGCATGGCGACTTCATCACCGAATTCACGAATAATATCTTCGCGGCTAATTTCCGTATCTTCCACCACATCATGTAGAAAGCCCGCTGCGACCGTTTCCGGATCCATTTGAAGACCCGCCAAAATTCCTGCGACTTGAATCGGATGGTTGATATACGGTTCACCTGAAGTCCGAAACTGCCCTTCGTGCGACTTTTCAGCCATCACATATGCCCGCCTGATGAATTCGACGTGTTCTTCGTTCATATATTTGGAGACCAAGTCGTATATGTCTTGTTCTGTCAGGTCTTGATTTTTCGCCATTGACTTACCCCTTTCAGCCTATTCTGTAAATATTTAGACAATAGTTTTTAGTAGTATATGTATATTATCACCTATATGTAAAGCGAATCAAACTCAGCGCCTATATTTATATAGCAAGAATCCTCCGCATTAAGCGAAGGATTCCCTCATCAGTACGTAATTAATGCCTTGATGTTTTCATTCGTCAACTTTTCGCGACCGTTCAAGTACGATAGTTCGATCAAGAATGCACAGCCAGCTACAACGCCACCAAGTTTCTCGATCAATTCGACTGTTGCGCCGACCGTACCACCAGTTGCAAGTAAATCATCGACAACGAGTACGCGTTGGCCAGGCTTGATAGCATCTTTATGGATCGTTAACTCATCTTGTCCATACTCTAAGTCATAAAATACCGAGATCGTTTCGCGTGGTAATTTACCTGGCTTACGAACCGGTGCAAAACCGATTTCAAGTGCATAAGCAACAGGACATCCGATGATGAAACCGCGTGCTTCTGGCCCCACGATGATATCTACGTCCAATCCCTTCGCATACTCAACAATTTGGTCTGTCGCATATTTATATGCTTCTCCGTTATCCATGATCGTCGTGATGTCTTTAAAGCTGACACCCGGCTTTGGATAATCGTCTACAGTCGTTACAAACTTTTTTAAGTCCACAGTTTTTCCTCCTCAACAGCATCTGTCTCACGCAAAGAGTCGAATACTTTCTTCAAGTCCTGATACGGAGCATAAAGCAACAACTCTTCCAGTTTGATCTGCTGTTGGCGTTTTTTATAAGATGGCGCTTCTGCCAAATCTCGTTTGCCGGCAGAAGTAAGCATCGTCACCTTACCATTCTCTAGTGTAACAAATTCCAGTTCATAAAACACTTTTGTCATAAACTTTATCACATCTTTTTTCCAACCTTTATGTTTGGAAAGCATATCGATTTGATTGTGTATATCAAATGTCTCACGCTTTTTCAAAAAGCTGTAATACCAACCAAATTGTTGGCGATCTGGTATCTTTTCGAAGTACATCGAATCATGCACATGCAGATGAAGATACACTCGGTCGGCACGCGTCTTTTCCATCACTTGTTTCAACTGTTCTTCAGCCTGAGGCATATCGAGCAATACAATAGCTGAAGAAAGACGAAGTTCGTCGCGTCCAATTAAAGCAATCGGAATATCTTTAAAGAATGGAGCGAAATGTTGGATAGCTTCTTCACTGAACGCAATAAATTGGGCTTGATCCGGAATCAGCGGCAACCATCTAGCTGGCTCTCGGATTCCACGGTAATCAAACAGCTGCCACTCGTCACATTTCACATCTTCGACAAGTAACTGCGCTTTTTTGTTCCCGTTCCATTCATTAATTTGC encodes the following:
- the aspS gene encoding aspartate--tRNA ligase is translated as MQRTHYCGNLSELQIGEEVTLKGWVQKRRDLGGLIFIDVRDRAGIVQTVFNPDISKEALEIAETLRNEYVIEVTGLVIEREERTKNKNIATGAIEVQVVEVKVVNEAKNPPFTIEDETDVGEETRLKYRYLDLRRPELAKVFKMRSDITKTVRNFLDEEGFLEVETPILTKSTPEGARDYLVPSRVHEGEFYALPQSPQLFKQLLMVSGFDRYYQIARCFRDEDLRADRQPEFTQIDMEMSFMSIEEILELNERLIKKVMKDVKQVDVETPFKRIPYDEAMGRFGSDKPDTRFGMELTDVSEIVKDSSFKVFAGAVEAGGQVKLINVKGAADKYSRKDIDALGEFAKVYGAKGMAWLKVTEDGFNGPIAKFFDGEIGEALKVAGGGEPGDLFLFGADKKSVVADSLGALRLKLGKELDLIDQSQYNFLWVTDWPLFEYDEEDGRYYAAHHPFTMPADVEELKTSPETVKAQAYDLVLNGYELGGGSLRIYQRDVQEAMFKALGFTEEQAREQFGFLLDAFEYGTPPHGGIAFGLDRIVMLLAGSTNLRDTIAFPKTASASDLLTEAPSTVDDAQLKELGIKVVAEPVKK
- a CDS encoding adenine phosphoribosyltransferase, whose translation is MDLKKFVTTVDDYPKPGVSFKDITTIMDNGEAYKYATDQIVEYAKGLDVDIIVGPEARGFIIGCPVAYALEIGFAPVRKPGKLPRETISVFYDLEYGQDELTIHKDAIKPGQRVLVVDDLLATGGTVGATVELIEKLGGVVAGCAFLIELSYLNGREKLTNENIKALITY
- the hisS gene encoding histidine--tRNA ligase, yielding MNFKVPRGTQDILPDVSWKWQRVEKIARSICDVYNYKEIRTPIFEQTELFQRTVGDTTDIVQKEMYTFTDRGDRSMTLRPEGTAPVVRSFVEHKMFGYADQPVKLYYTGPMFRYERQQAGRYRQFVQFGVEAIGSDDPAIDAEVIELAMNIYKKTGLSDIKLVLNSLGDKESRDAHREALIAHFSPNIAEFCSDCQNRLEKNPLRILDCKVDREHPLMKTAPSLADYLNEESSAYFEKVKNYLDIAGIEYEYDPNLVRGLDYYNHTAFEIMSTSKGFGAITTLCGGGRYNGLAEEIGGPPAPGIGFALSIERLLLALEAEEKSFTDEPSLDVYIVTLGDAAREKGFEILGKLRENGLRSEMDYMDRKMKAQMKSADRLKANYVIVIGEDEVNENVVQLKNMAGGEQKKVTVDELIGELEK
- a CDS encoding RelA/SpoT family protein, with protein sequence MAKNQDLTEQDIYDLVSKYMNEEHVEFIRRAYVMAEKSHEGQFRTSGEPYINHPIQVAGILAGLQMDPETVAAGFLHDVVEDTEISREDIIREFGDEVAMLVDGVTKLDKLKFRSNEEKQAENHRKMFIAMAQDIRVILIKLADRLHNMRTLKHVPAAKQRRVSEETLEIFSPLAHRLGISTIKWELEDIALRYSNPQQYYRIVNLMKQKRTEREQYLKDVMNQMRVELDEMGIAAEIHGRPKHLYSIYQKMVIQKKEFNEIYDLLAVRIVVKSIKDCYAALGIIHTLWKPMPGRFKDYIAMPKQNLYQSIHTTVVGPAGDPLEVQIRTEEMHRISEFGVAAHWAYKEGKQVAKLASDIDSKLTWFREILEIQNESSNAQEFMESLKFDLFSDMVYVFTPDGDVVELPQGSVPIDFAYRVHSEIGNRTTGAKVNGKIVPLDSSLSTGDIVEILTSKQSFGPSRDWLKLAHTSQAKNKIRQYFKKQLRDENIDKGSEMIQKELKEEEYDIKEALSKENMQRTIEKFSFTSEEDLYAAVGSGGITAQQVVNRLAERMRKERVKKETIDKIVSEIQAPKPEKQTESGVIVKDIDNMLIRISKCCNPVPGDEIVGFITRGRGVSVHRTDCPNVLSEQGQQERIIEVHWALQDDQVRKEFQVDIEISAFDRQGLLNEVMMVVADMNTPITAVSGKADKDDIAHIHMSIKIQNIAHLQRTVDKIKQIKDVYSVERVMN
- the dtd gene encoding D-aminoacyl-tRNA deacylase; the protein is MRVLLQRAKDASVTVGGEITGSISTGYVLLVGITHDDTEQDASYIANKIAGLRIYEDDEGKLNRSIKEVDGAILSVSQFTLYGNVQKGRRPSFIEAAKTDVAEPLWEYFNEQLRSLGLYVETGQFGAMMDVQLTNDGPVTLMIESR